The window ACATCGGGTGCCAACGTGGCGCTTTCCCGCATGGTGTCGGCGCGGCTGGGGGCAGGACAGACGCAGCAGGTGGGGGCGGTGTTCCGGGCGGTGCTGGGCCTGCTGGGGGCCGCCGGGGCCCTGCTCAGCGCGGCACTTTTCTGGGCGGCTCCCTGGCTGGCGGCCACGGTCTACCGGGAGCCCCGGGCCACTGCCGCCCTGCAGGCCGTGGCCCCCGCCGTGCTGGCCGTGGTGGTCATGAGCGCCTATCGGGGTCTCTTCCAGGGGTACATGAGGATGTACCCGCCCGCGGTTTCCCAGATCGTGGAACAGATGGTCAGGGTGGGGACCATGTTCCTGCTCGGCTGGTGCCTGCTCCCACTGGGGGTGGCCCGGGCGGCGGCAGGCGCCGCTTTCGGGGCAGTCACCGGCGGGCTGGCTGGTCTGGGCTACCTGGTCTGGTGTACTCGTACCCTGCCCTCCGTCTGGAGGGGCGCCCGGCCGGCGGCACGGGACTGGGTGGGTGGCCGGGGCGCCGGGGAGGTCGAGGGCGTGGTGCCCGTGCTGCGGGAGTTCCTGGGGCAGGCGCTACCGGTGTCCATGACGGGAGCCATGTTCACGCTTTTCACCCTGGCGGATGTGGTGGTCCCCGCTCGCCTGCAACAGGCCGGGTTTTCGGCCGAGGCGGCCACCGCCTGGTACGGGCGCCTGACGGGTGGCGCCATGCCCCTCGTCAACCTGCCTTCGCTGTTCAGCGCCTCCCTGCAACTGGCCCTGGTGCCAGCAGTGGCCCGTTGCTTGGCCGCCGGGGATAAGGAGGGCGTGCGCAGCCAGGCGGGTACGGGGTTGCGTCTGACGGTGGCGTTCACCGGCGCGGCAGCCCTGGGCCTGGCGGTACTGGCCGGGCCCATCTGCCTTACCCTGTACGGGGATCCCCAGGTGGCAGTGGCCCTGTGTCCCCTGTCCGGGGCGGTGGTTTTCCTGGGGCTCCAGCAGGCCACCGCGGGCATCCTCCAGGGCCTGGGGGAGGTTACCCTGCCGGTCTGGCACCTGGGGATGGCCGCCTTGCTCAAGCTGGTGCTTACCTGGTATGCCGGGTATTCCTGGGGGGTGCCAGGGGCGGCCTGGGCCACGGTGGCCGGATTTGCTCTGGCCGGTCTGCTGGGGATGGCGGCCGTCCTGCGGAAGCTGGGCCGGGTGGCCTCATTTTCCGACCTGGTACTGCGCCCGGCGGCAGCCCTGGGGGTGATGGGTCTCTGCCTTCCTGCCCTCTACCGGTCGGGGTTGGGGGCCACGAGTTCGCCGTGGGGAGGCACCCTGGTGGCAGTGGGCGGGGGAGTGTGTCTCTACGTGGTGGCGCTGCTGGTGGTGGGAGGATTCCGGCAGAGCGACCTGGAAATGCTCCCGGCGAGGGCCCGGTTCCTGAAGCGCTGGCTCCAGAGGAGCGGTCTGCTCCGCCCTTAGTAGCGGGCCTGGGTCGCCGCTCTCCGGTGCTGCGGTGGGGCGCGGGTCAACGGCGGGGGCGGTGCGGGACGACCCCCGCTGCCGGGCGCCGGGTAGTGGGAGGAGGCCGAGGTTGGGTTGAAGGTCATTTATGCGGTGGGGATGGGGCCCGGGCCGGCAGAGGACGTGCCGGCCCGTAATCTGCGGATCTTGAGTGGGGAGACGCCCAGGGGACAGGCCCCTGTGTTGCTGCGCACCGCCTACCACCCCCTGGCTGCCTGGCTGACGCAGCAGGGGGTATGCTGGGAGTCATTCGATTGCCGGTATGAGGGGGCAGAGGACTTCGACAGCCTCTACCGGGACATGGTTGAGGAGCTTTTGACGAGGGTGGAGAAGACCGCCGCACTGGTGTACGGGGTGCCCGGCCACCCTTTGTTGGGTGAACGTACGGTCGCGATGTTGCTGGAACAGGCGCCGTCCCGGGGCGTGGAAGTGCAGGTGCTGGGTGCTCCTTCCTTTCTGGAGGCAGTATTCACCGCTCTGGGCCGCGACCCCCTTACCGATGGCCTGGAGGTGGTGGATGCCCTCCTTCCTCCCGGCTGGATGCCGCGGGGGGACAAGCCCCTGCTCGTATGTCAGCTGTGGCATCCCCTGTTGCTCGGGGATCTCAAGCTCAGGCTGCTTGACGTGTACCCGCCCGATCACCAGGTAGCGGTGGTGAGGGGGGATGCCTGCGGGGAAAAGGTCACCTGGCTGCCCCTGGTAGATCTCGATCGGGGAGCTCACGCCGGCCCCGCCAGCAGCCTGTGGGTACCCGCCCTGCCCGGGCCGGGGCTGCCCGCTTCCCTGGCGCAGAAGATGGTGCGGGCGGTGGAAGTGGTGGCCCGCCTGCGCGGGGAGGGCGGCTGCCCCTGGGACCGGGAACAAAGCCACCTGAGCCTGCGCCCTTACGTCATCGAGGAGGCATACGAGGTGTCGGAGGCTATCCGCCAGGCCTACGGAGGAGGGGAGGCTGTCCAGGGCGCCTGGCGCGACGACTGCCGGGGATCGGCAAGGGATAAACTGGCCGAGGAACTGGGAGACTTACTGTTGCAGGTGCTGCTGCATGCCCAGATTGCGCGCGAAGAGGGGGAGTTTGACCTGGGCACCGTGTGCGACCTGCTGGTAGAAAAGCTGGTCCGGCGTCACCCGCACGTATTCGGGACCGCGAGCGCCGGGACACCCCAAGAGGTGTTGCGGCGGTGGAATGAGATAAAGAAGGAGGAGCGGGGAGAGGCGGCTTCCGCTCTGGACGGGGTACCGGCGGTGCTTCCCGCCCTACAGCGAGCGTGGAGGGTACAGGGGCGGGCCCGTGAGGTGGGGTTCGACTGGGAGCCCGGCGATGTGGCCGGGGTACTGGCGAAGGTCGAGGAGGAACTTAACGAGGTGCGCGCCGTTGCCGGAGCGCATGGGGTTGGCGGGACGGACGGTGGGGCGATCGAGCGGGAACTGGGCGATCTGCTGTTTGCCGCGGTGAATGCCTGCCGCATTCTGGGCGTTGACCCTGAGTTAGCCCTGCAGGGGGCGGTGGATCGATTTTCCCGCCGGTTCCGCGCCATGGAGAAGATGGCCCGGGAGGCGGGGAAGAAAGTGGGGGAGATGTCGCTGGAGGAAATGGATTCCTTGTGGGAAGCGGCCAAGGGGCAGGAAAAATAGGACTTTTGTCGAATCAGGTCGTAGCGGGAGTGGCAAAAAAGGGAAGGAGGATGTGGGCTTGAACAAGGCGGATCTGGTGGGAGTGGTCGCGCAGAAGACGGGGATGACCAAGCGGGATGCCGACAAGGCAGTTACCGCCACCTTCGAGGCCATCCACGAGGAACTCAGCCGGGGTGGCAAGGTGGCTGTGGTCGGGTTCGGCACCTTTGAGGTGCGGAACCGCGCGGCTCGCAAGGGTCGCAACCCGCGGACCGGCGAAGAGATTTCCATCGCCCCCGCGCGGGCCCCCGTGTTCCGCCCGGGTAAGAGCCTGAAGGAAGCGGTCGTGAAGTAGTCCCGGG of the Bacillota bacterium genome contains:
- a CDS encoding polysaccharide biosynthesis protein, with translation MREDSFLRGVLILTLAGLAARALGAVYRVFLYPLLGPEGIGLFQMAYPVYSTLLVLSTSGANVALSRMVSARLGAGQTQQVGAVFRAVLGLLGAAGALLSAALFWAAPWLAATVYREPRATAALQAVAPAVLAVVVMSAYRGLFQGYMRMYPPAVSQIVEQMVRVGTMFLLGWCLLPLGVARAAAGAAFGAVTGGLAGLGYLVWCTRTLPSVWRGARPAARDWVGGRGAGEVEGVVPVLREFLGQALPVSMTGAMFTLFTLADVVVPARLQQAGFSAEAATAWYGRLTGGAMPLVNLPSLFSASLQLALVPAVARCLAAGDKEGVRSQAGTGLRLTVAFTGAAALGLAVLAGPICLTLYGDPQVAVALCPLSGAVVFLGLQQATAGILQGLGEVTLPVWHLGMAALLKLVLTWYAGYSWGVPGAAWATVAGFALAGLLGMAAVLRKLGRVASFSDLVLRPAAALGVMGLCLPALYRSGLGATSSPWGGTLVAVGGGVCLYVVALLVVGGFRQSDLEMLPARARFLKRWLQRSGLLRP
- a CDS encoding HU family DNA-binding protein, which encodes MNKADLVGVVAQKTGMTKRDADKAVTATFEAIHEELSRGGKVAVVGFGTFEVRNRAARKGRNPRTGEEISIAPARAPVFRPGKSLKEAVVK
- the mazG gene encoding nucleoside triphosphate pyrophosphohydrolase, which gives rise to MKVIYAVGMGPGPAEDVPARNLRILSGETPRGQAPVLLRTAYHPLAAWLTQQGVCWESFDCRYEGAEDFDSLYRDMVEELLTRVEKTAALVYGVPGHPLLGERTVAMLLEQAPSRGVEVQVLGAPSFLEAVFTALGRDPLTDGLEVVDALLPPGWMPRGDKPLLVCQLWHPLLLGDLKLRLLDVYPPDHQVAVVRGDACGEKVTWLPLVDLDRGAHAGPASSLWVPALPGPGLPASLAQKMVRAVEVVARLRGEGGCPWDREQSHLSLRPYVIEEAYEVSEAIRQAYGGGEAVQGAWRDDCRGSARDKLAEELGDLLLQVLLHAQIAREEGEFDLGTVCDLLVEKLVRRHPHVFGTASAGTPQEVLRRWNEIKKEERGEAASALDGVPAVLPALQRAWRVQGRAREVGFDWEPGDVAGVLAKVEEELNEVRAVAGAHGVGGTDGGAIERELGDLLFAAVNACRILGVDPELALQGAVDRFSRRFRAMEKMAREAGKKVGEMSLEEMDSLWEAAKGQEK